A window of the Paenibacillus woosongensis genome harbors these coding sequences:
- a CDS encoding DUF4870 domain-containing protein, producing MSPFKSSTGLYENVAAFFCYLFAFVGGVVFLAVEKRSRFVLFHALQSVMLFAGLMIAHAAAGFLPLIGIVVGLLLSALGIALWLLLMLTSLQGKWLKLPWIGELAEKQLNRM from the coding sequence ATGTCCCCTTTCAAATCCTCAACGGGTCTGTATGAAAATGTAGCAGCCTTTTTCTGCTATCTGTTCGCTTTTGTCGGCGGCGTCGTATTCCTGGCGGTAGAGAAAAGAAGCCGCTTCGTTCTTTTTCACGCGCTTCAATCCGTGATGCTGTTCGCCGGGCTCATGATCGCCCATGCCGCTGCCGGTTTCCTGCCGTTGATCGGCATCGTAGTGGGGCTGCTGCTAAGCGCGCTTGGAATCGCGCTCTGGCTCCTGCTGATGCTGACGTCTCTGCAAGGCAAGTGGCTTAAGCTGCCGTGGATCGGCGAGCTTGCCGAGAAGCAGTTGAACCGGATGTAG